The Priestia megaterium NBRC 15308 = ATCC 14581 region CTGTTCATTGCTAAGCTCCGTTACAAGTTCATAAATAAGTGATATTATCCCTAAAAAGTACCTTTTTATGTTAAAAAAGCGCACAAAAAAAACACTAAGGGTTCTCAGCGTTTTTACACAGCTTAAACCTCCTCTCCAAAACGCTTATGGGGTTAGCTGTCGGATTCGGGCTATGAGAGTAGCCCTACCTTTTAAAAAAAGGATTCACCCCAAGTGACAATGCACAAATTTGGGTCCCCCACTTCTGACGAATTAAGCGATAACAGGTCAATATAATTTTCGGTTAAAGGGTATGATCGATAACATGTTTCTTTCATAACTATCCTTTGTTCTTAGATAATATACTCCCGTACAAATGGTTTGTAAAGCATTATTTTACGTAAACCATAAAATAGTGCTTAAGGCACTTTTAACAGAAAAACAAAAGGTCTTCTGCCCGCGTACAGAAGACTTTTTTGCTTTAACTTTTTGCTTTTAAAACGGCTGCTAGCTTGTTTTTCGTTTGAGGACCATAAATGCCATCCACATCATAAGGAAGATACACAAGCTGAAAACGTCTGACTGCATCTTTCGTTTGAACTCCATATATTCCGTCTACTGACCCTACTTTAAAATTAACTGCGTTTAATGCTTTTTGAAGCTGTTTCACGGCTTCTCCAGAATCACCTTGTTTTAAAATTCCATTTGGAAGTGGATATTGTTCCGAAGGTGGAGTTGGTGACGGTGTTGGAGATGGGTTTGGTGAAGTTCCTGAAGGAATAACAATTGTTTTTCCAACCTGTAGGGTTAAAGGATCAGAAAGCCCTTTATTTGCTTCTTGCAGCGCTTGTACTGTTATTCCGTACTTCTGTGCAATACTGTACAGCGTATCTCCTTGCTTGATCGTATACGTTTTTGTACCTGGTTCAGAAGGTGATGGATTTGGTGTCGGTGTCGGTGTTGGAGATGGTGATGGATTTGGAACTGCACGCCGAGGTAAATTTAAATATACGGCAATTCCTTTAGCATACGATTCACCCATACTTTTTAAAAAAGCTTCATTTTGAAGAAGTGCTGCATCGGCGCTCCTATCAATAAAAGCTATTTCAGTGAGTACTGCAGGCATATTTGTTAAGCGAAGCACCGCATAATTGGCTGATTTTCGTCCGCGATTCGGATGATTATACGACAGCAGCGTTGGCTGTACTTGACCGTGCACAATCGATTGAAACGTTTTACTGGCATTGCTAGCGCTTCTATAAACATAATCTTCGTATCCTGTTCCTCCACCGGCATTTACGTGAATAGACATAAACGCATCTGCGCCCCACGAATTAGCTTGAGAAGCTCGCTGAGATAACGATAAAAAAACATCTGTGGTACGAGTGGTTTTAATCGTAAAATCACTGTACATGCTATTTAAATAGCTTATTAAATATTGTTGAATTTTTAAAACTAAGTTTTTTTCATACAGTCCGTTCGCTCCAACTGCTCCTACATCTGCCCCACCATGTCCTGCATCAAGATAGATTTTTTTCATGTTACTTGTCCCTCCTTATTGTTAACATATGCACGAGCGAAAAAAGTGCTACGTATACTAGCCTACCAGGTGAAAAATCACTAAAAAAAGACCCGCTGCCTAATGGTAACGGGTTATTCTGCTTTATAGACAGAATACTGAATAAGGGTAGCTCTCAAGGAGTGACAGCTATATGCAGAGTGTTGATTTGTTGATTGAATGATAATAATTATCATTTTCATTTAAAGTATACACTATGAGGAAAGTTTTGTCTATTTTATTATTAGATTTGGAGCTACTTAAAAAGCAGGATACCTATAACAATGAGAATAGTCCAAATTGGAATGCTTATTAATATGCCTATTACTAAACCTTTGAAAAAATTTCCTTCTTGCATTTTTATTCCATTCCTCTCCAACAGTATTTTCTAATGACACTACGACTGGCTGAAAATTCTCTGAAGTTATACTGAAGTGCAGAGTGAACACATAAACAATCTCTCTATCTGTTATACACTACTTTTACATATAGATTCAATGAGACAAAAAGCTTATCCTTTTTAATTCATATAACCAAATTCTTTCCTGTATATAACAAAACAACAAAAATCCTCCCGTAAATTTTACGACAGGCAGTTATACTTGTTTTATAAACAGCTTAGTTCGATATTTAATATGCGCAATGTTATTCATTTTGAAAAACAAAAAAGTCCGAGAGAACGTATAAACGATCTCTCGGACTTTTAGGAATTAATATTGGCTCATGTATTGGTCACGTTCCCAAGGATGAACTTGTGTACGGAACATATCCCATTCGATTTCTTTCGCTTCAACGAAGTGCTCTGCTAAGTGTTCACCTAATGCAGAAACCATAACTTCGTTTGATTGGAAGCTATCTAAAGCTTGAGCTAATGTTGCAGGTAAATCTACGATACCTTCTTC contains the following coding sequences:
- a CDS encoding N-acetylmuramoyl-L-alanine amidase, translated to MKKIYLDAGHGGADVGAVGANGLYEKNLVLKIQQYLISYLNSMYSDFTIKTTRTTDVFLSLSQRASQANSWGADAFMSIHVNAGGGTGYEDYVYRSASNASKTFQSIVHGQVQPTLLSYNHPNRGRKSANYAVLRLTNMPAVLTEIAFIDRSADAALLQNEAFLKSMGESYAKGIAVYLNLPRRAVPNPSPSPTPTPTPNPSPSEPGTKTYTIKQGDTLYSIAQKYGITVQALQEANKGLSDPLTLQVGKTIVIPSGTSPNPSPTPSPTPPSEQYPLPNGILKQGDSGEAVKQLQKALNAVNFKVGSVDGIYGVQTKDAVRRFQLVYLPYDVDGIYGPQTKNKLAAVLKAKS